The Callithrix jacchus isolate 240 chromosome X, calJac240_pri, whole genome shotgun sequence genome contains a region encoding:
- the LOC144580967 gene encoding histone H2B type F-M-like isoform X3, which yields MAEPSSKPTSEEDQSPQEPKEASSATAQKQEKRGRRGSGRHHAGCGGDSFQDGFVTYFPSALNQVHQGLSLSPEALSVMECMIRDILDRIATEAGQLARYAKRVTITPWDIQIAVRLLLPGKTGKCAELQGTNAVLRTSLCALWKQRK from the exons ATGGCTGAGCCTTCCTCTAAGCCAACCTCTGAGGAAGACCAGAGCCCCCAGGAACCCAAAGAGGCCAGCTCCGCGACGGCCCAGAAGCAGGAGAAACGAGGGCGCCGAGGGTCCGGCAGGCACCACGCCGGTTGCGGCGGGGACAGCTTTCAGGACGGCTTCGTCACCTATTTCCCCTCGGCGCTGAACCAGGTTCACCAGGGTCTCAGCCTTTCCCCAGAGGCCCTCAGTGTCATGGAGTGTATGATTCGTGACATACTGGACCGCATCGCCACTGAGGCTGGTCAACTGGCTCGCTACGCCAAGCGGGTGACCATCACCCCCTGGGACATCCAGATCGCCGTGCGACTGCTGCTCCCGGGGAAGACGGGCAAGTGTGCGGAGTTACAGGGCACGAATGCCGTCCTCAG AACTTCATTATGTGCGTTATGGAAACAGAGAAAGTGA
- the LOC144580967 gene encoding histone H2B type F-M-like isoform X2: protein MAEPSSKPTSEEDQSPQEPKEASSATAQKQEKRGRRGSGRHHAGCGGDSFQDGFVTYFPSALNQVHQGLSLSPEALSVMECMIRDILDRIATEAGQLARYAKRVTITPWDIQIAVRLLLPGKTGKCAELQGTNAVLSYISRLSLRWYYQCADTRLFHSHSPATGRWNFPELHYVRYGNRESEYADRRSKNPSLLPEY, encoded by the exons ATGGCTGAGCCTTCCTCTAAGCCAACCTCTGAGGAAGACCAGAGCCCCCAGGAACCCAAAGAGGCCAGCTCCGCGACGGCCCAGAAGCAGGAGAAACGAGGGCGCCGAGGGTCCGGCAGGCACCACGCCGGTTGCGGCGGGGACAGCTTTCAGGACGGCTTCGTCACCTATTTCCCCTCGGCGCTGAACCAGGTTCACCAGGGTCTCAGCCTTTCCCCAGAGGCCCTCAGTGTCATGGAGTGTATGATTCGTGACATACTGGACCGCATCGCCACTGAGGCTGGTCAACTGGCTCGCTACGCCAAGCGGGTGACCATCACCCCCTGGGACATCCAGATCGCCGTGCGACTGCTGCTCCCGGGGAAGACGGGCAAGTGTGCGGAGTTACAGGGCACGAATGCCGTCCTCAG TTATATTTCTAGGTTATCTTTACGGTGGTATTATCAATGTGCTGATACTCGcctttttcactctcattctccTGCGACTGGACGGTGGAATTTTCCAGAACTTCATTATGTGCGTTATGGAAACAGAGAAAGTGAATACGCTGATAGAAGAAGCAAG AACCCTTCCTTACTTCCAG aatattag
- the LOC144580967 gene encoding histone H2B type F-M-like isoform X1, which yields MAEPSSKPTSEEDQSPQEPKEASSATAQKQEKRGRRGSGRHHAGCGGDSFQDGFVTYFPSALNQVHQGLSLSPEALSVMECMIRDILDRIATEAGQLARYAKRVTITPWDIQIAVRLLLPGKTGKCAELQGTNAVLSYISRLSLRWYYQCADTRLFHSHSPATGRWNFPELHYVRYGNRESEYADRRSKNPSLLPGMHQQDLGVSPQTAHGLLVQRRSKRVTCSL from the exons ATGGCTGAGCCTTCCTCTAAGCCAACCTCTGAGGAAGACCAGAGCCCCCAGGAACCCAAAGAGGCCAGCTCCGCGACGGCCCAGAAGCAGGAGAAACGAGGGCGCCGAGGGTCCGGCAGGCACCACGCCGGTTGCGGCGGGGACAGCTTTCAGGACGGCTTCGTCACCTATTTCCCCTCGGCGCTGAACCAGGTTCACCAGGGTCTCAGCCTTTCCCCAGAGGCCCTCAGTGTCATGGAGTGTATGATTCGTGACATACTGGACCGCATCGCCACTGAGGCTGGTCAACTGGCTCGCTACGCCAAGCGGGTGACCATCACCCCCTGGGACATCCAGATCGCCGTGCGACTGCTGCTCCCGGGGAAGACGGGCAAGTGTGCGGAGTTACAGGGCACGAATGCCGTCCTCAG TTATATTTCTAGGTTATCTTTACGGTGGTATTATCAATGTGCTGATACTCGcctttttcactctcattctccTGCGACTGGACGGTGGAATTTTCCAGAACTTCATTATGTGCGTTATGGAAACAGAGAAAGTGAATACGCTGATAGAAGAAGCAAG AACCCTTCCTTACTTCCAGGTATGCATCAGCAGGATTTGGGAGTGTCCCCGCAAACAGCTCATGGTCTACTGGTACAGCGGCGAAGCAAAAGAGTGACCTGCAGTCTATGA